One segment of Natronosalvus halobius DNA contains the following:
- a CDS encoding MarR family winged helix-turn-helix transcriptional regulator produces MIINRSNVPRQGYATQQTQFALINSSHQHPDQLPSMYELEALNPSVSDATVYKHIQKLIDSGIVKEVVLDDDKRPQGYPWKFYGLTDEGREFLEAHNLLAAEETLQRIYESITEKPEKMVKYENAPRPDEP; encoded by the coding sequence TTGATCATCAATAGATCAAATGTTCCTCGGCAGGGTTATGCCACCCAGCAAACTCAATTTGCGCTCATCAACAGCAGCCACCAGCATCCCGACCAGCTCCCCTCGATGTACGAACTCGAGGCGCTCAACCCCAGCGTCAGCGATGCCACCGTCTATAAGCACATCCAGAAGTTGATCGACTCTGGTATCGTTAAAGAGGTCGTGCTCGACGACGATAAGCGCCCACAGGGCTACCCCTGGAAGTTCTATGGACTCACCGACGAGGGCCGTGAATTCCTCGAGGCCCACAACCTCCTCGCGGCCGAAGAGACGCTCCAACGGATCTACGAATCGATCACCGAAAAGCCCGAGAAAATGGTCAAGTACGAGAACGCGCCGCGTCCGGACGAGCCGTAG
- a CDS encoding SDR family NAD(P)-dependent oxidoreductase — translation MIDQKVALVTGAGQGIGAAIAEKLSSEGYTVVVNDVDTDKAQIVAERIDNSAIETMPVVADVSSKSEVEKLVSRVIDTFGRIDVLVNNAGVQTIAPFLDLKESEWDQVLDTNLKGVFLLTQQVASTMIDNGIEGNVVNITSIHQDIPRKEKNHYDASKAGAWMLTQEIALELAEYGINVNAVAPGAIQTPMNREIMESDELREEVNAKTPWNRMGKPEEVADIVAFLASDTAEYVTGSYLRVDGGRSLV, via the coding sequence ATGATTGATCAGAAGGTAGCACTTGTGACTGGAGCGGGACAGGGAATCGGTGCGGCAATCGCTGAAAAACTCTCCAGCGAAGGATACACGGTAGTCGTAAACGATGTCGATACGGATAAAGCACAAATAGTGGCTGAGCGAATCGACAACTCCGCTATCGAAACCATGCCAGTAGTCGCAGATGTCTCTTCTAAGTCAGAGGTTGAGAAGCTGGTATCGAGGGTTATTGACACTTTCGGCCGTATCGATGTTCTTGTTAACAATGCTGGTGTCCAGACGATTGCACCATTTTTGGACCTGAAAGAGAGCGAGTGGGATCAGGTATTGGATACCAATTTGAAAGGTGTGTTTCTTCTTACTCAGCAGGTGGCATCTACGATGATTGACAACGGTATCGAAGGAAATGTTGTAAATATCACTAGTATACACCAGGATATTCCAAGAAAAGAGAAGAATCACTACGACGCATCAAAAGCCGGTGCATGGATGTTGACACAAGAGATTGCGCTCGAACTGGCAGAATACGGTATTAACGTGAACGCAGTAGCACCTGGTGCTATCCAAACTCCAATGAACAGGGAAATAATGGAATCCGATGAGTTACGCGAAGAGGTCAATGCCAAAACTCCATGGAACCGGATGGGCAAGCCAGAGGAGGTTGCCGATATTGTCGCATTTCTAGCGTCGGATACGGCGGAATATGTTACTGGCAGTTATCTCAGAGTTGATGGCGGTCGTAGTCTGGTGTGA
- the glmM gene encoding phosphoglucosamine mutase, which translates to MTFGRMGARGIANKEISPEFIMRISKATAAYLDTNHIAVGRDTRLTGEMLADAAVVGLRSSGVNVTRLGVVPTPSIQRFAEVNTTPALQITASHNPPEYNGIKLIGPRGMVLERNSVKAVREMMGSDELSVPEWNEIGQVYRVKDANTEYIESVISEIDSSVIENQRPLVVLDAGHGAGALTSPTLLQMLGCKVITLNTHPDGNFPGRNPEPTEEGLSDLIRTVPAIGADLGIAHDGDADRVIFVDENGDFIEGDTALAALADAELSPGDTVVTAFNTSQRLADVVRKNDASIEYTPIGNSYILSRVKAIQNEGESVSIAGEGNGGIIYPNHRLNRDGGYVAAKFLQLIAGRSASTVVAPYDGYYLRRKNIPYDTTADRDKILSRASTWAETADGPVTTMDGYRVDLDDGWILVRPSGTEPFVRVYAEATSVKEASERAERVRTIIATT; encoded by the coding sequence ATGACATTTGGTCGAATGGGTGCTCGAGGGATTGCCAATAAGGAGATCTCGCCAGAGTTCATCATGCGTATCAGTAAGGCTACAGCAGCGTATTTAGATACTAACCACATTGCAGTCGGCCGCGATACTCGATTAACAGGAGAGATGCTTGCAGACGCAGCTGTAGTTGGTCTGAGAAGTTCTGGGGTGAACGTCACCCGGCTCGGTGTGGTACCCACCCCTTCTATTCAACGATTTGCCGAAGTGAATACAACCCCGGCGCTACAGATTACGGCATCCCATAATCCGCCAGAGTATAATGGGATAAAACTGATTGGTCCTCGTGGAATGGTTCTTGAACGAAATTCAGTGAAAGCAGTTAGAGAGATGATGGGATCAGATGAGTTATCAGTTCCTGAATGGAATGAGATCGGCCAGGTCTACCGAGTCAAAGATGCAAATACTGAATATATAGAGAGTGTTATTTCAGAAATAGATAGTTCGGTTATAGAGAATCAACGTCCATTAGTGGTCCTTGACGCCGGCCATGGCGCAGGTGCATTAACATCACCAACTCTACTCCAAATGCTGGGTTGTAAGGTTATAACACTCAATACGCACCCTGATGGGAACTTCCCGGGACGGAATCCGGAACCGACCGAAGAGGGCCTTAGTGATTTAATACGAACAGTTCCTGCCATTGGCGCTGACCTGGGAATTGCCCATGATGGTGATGCGGATAGAGTGATTTTCGTGGACGAGAACGGGGATTTCATAGAAGGGGATACGGCACTTGCAGCACTTGCTGACGCTGAGCTCTCTCCAGGTGACACTGTTGTAACTGCATTTAATACCTCACAGAGACTAGCGGATGTCGTCAGGAAGAATGATGCCTCAATTGAATACACACCAATTGGCAATAGCTACATCTTGAGTCGCGTAAAGGCTATTCAAAACGAGGGAGAATCAGTTTCAATAGCAGGTGAAGGGAATGGTGGGATAATTTATCCGAATCACCGTCTGAACCGCGACGGTGGCTATGTGGCGGCAAAATTCCTTCAGTTGATAGCCGGGCGTTCAGCCAGTACGGTCGTTGCTCCGTACGATGGTTATTATCTGCGACGGAAGAACATTCCATACGATACTACAGCAGACCGTGATAAAATTCTTTCACGTGCGTCGACATGGGCAGAAACGGCTGATGGACCGGTTACGACGATGGATGGCTACCGTGTAGACCTCGATGATGGGTGGATTCTTGTTCGGCCAAGTGGTACAGAACCGTTTGTGCGAGTCTATGCTGAAGCAACTTCTGTGAAAGAGGCGTCTGAGCGAGCAGAGCGCGTTCGCACAATAATTGCTACCACCTAG
- a CDS encoding DUF7289 family protein, whose protein sequence is MGRAQTEVLGVVLLFGMVLVGATAIATVGVSGLELVQDEAETERDRLEMQTVAHEIASLGEGDRQAVGLEEPYDRVEGGRLVITVDGQEAYNESMGRLVTDDLVYEGGLVVQDGRAIGQPAVETHARSTQVTVPRLAGERFSGDLERTGTTAIRVDDPTANVTLTVHSEYAPAWYEALEGSGDARLVDAETVEVVFEGGNAPRPPTVSSAIAFGETGGVTVGEIDRLQVDSYVSSAGAYGGGNRGANATIRSPNALDFAAGGGGTVDLQIERAISSESINPGPWLEDDQVVEYADNVSVPVPTGDVIAAQESTQGAQLGTSDLTPLEAGGSYHTSDDLEVRDETLRLADDTSLFVAGNLTLENTTIVAEEDLRVYVTGNLDLGDDVRIETAGNPHRASAVQVFAVGDIQAGEERRGERAEPDTISLTGYIHASESTLYMHGELELYGALAIGDVQNTGSAQTGDLIVHYDEELVDTHVYVQDSAPSMDAAYTREAYYLRFVIPEIDTA, encoded by the coding sequence ATGGGGCGTGCACAGACGGAGGTTCTCGGGGTCGTTCTCCTCTTTGGGATGGTACTGGTGGGAGCAACGGCGATTGCGACGGTGGGAGTCAGCGGGTTAGAGCTAGTGCAAGACGAAGCCGAGACAGAGCGGGATCGCCTCGAGATGCAGACGGTCGCCCACGAGATTGCCTCGCTGGGTGAAGGCGATCGCCAGGCAGTCGGCCTCGAGGAACCGTACGACCGGGTCGAGGGTGGGCGGCTCGTCATCACGGTGGACGGCCAGGAGGCATACAACGAGTCGATGGGGCGACTGGTGACCGACGACCTGGTGTACGAAGGCGGCCTCGTGGTGCAGGATGGTCGAGCAATCGGACAGCCGGCCGTCGAGACGCACGCTCGGTCGACGCAGGTCACGGTGCCGCGACTTGCCGGCGAGCGGTTTTCTGGCGACCTCGAGCGGACGGGGACGACGGCGATTCGGGTCGATGATCCGACCGCCAACGTGACCCTCACCGTTCACAGCGAGTACGCGCCGGCCTGGTACGAGGCGCTCGAAGGGAGCGGTGATGCGCGGCTGGTCGATGCTGAGACCGTCGAGGTGGTCTTCGAAGGGGGGAACGCGCCACGGCCGCCGACCGTTTCCTCGGCGATCGCGTTCGGCGAGACAGGGGGTGTGACGGTCGGCGAGATCGACCGCCTGCAGGTCGACAGCTACGTCTCCTCGGCGGGGGCCTATGGTGGTGGCAATCGCGGGGCCAACGCGACGATTCGCTCGCCGAACGCGCTCGACTTTGCGGCAGGCGGTGGGGGCACAGTCGACCTGCAGATCGAACGTGCCATCTCCAGTGAGTCGATCAATCCCGGCCCCTGGCTCGAGGACGACCAGGTCGTCGAGTACGCCGACAACGTCTCCGTGCCGGTGCCCACGGGCGACGTCATCGCCGCACAGGAGTCGACCCAGGGCGCCCAGCTCGGAACGTCGGACCTGACTCCCCTCGAAGCCGGCGGGTCGTACCACACGAGCGACGACCTCGAGGTTAGGGATGAGACCCTCCGCCTGGCCGATGATACCTCGCTGTTCGTCGCTGGCAATCTCACCCTCGAGAACACGACGATCGTCGCCGAAGAGGATCTCCGGGTGTATGTGACCGGCAATCTCGACCTAGGCGATGACGTCCGGATCGAAACTGCCGGCAACCCCCATCGGGCGTCCGCCGTGCAGGTCTTCGCCGTCGGTGATATCCAGGCGGGCGAAGAACGACGGGGCGAACGCGCCGAGCCCGATACTATCTCACTAACGGGGTACATCCACGCTTCCGAATCGACCCTGTACATGCACGGCGAACTCGAACTGTACGGCGCGCTGGCCATTGGCGACGTCCAGAATACGGGGTCGGCCCAAACGGGCGATCTGATCGTCCACTACGACGAGGAACTCGTCGACACGCACGTGTATGTCCAGGACAGCGCTCCGTCGATGGACGCCGCGTACACCCGTGAGGCCTACTACCTCCGGTTCGTGATCCCCGAGATCGACACGGCGTGA
- a CDS encoding TRAM domain-containing protein, protein MGRYLPGEHETFIKCDTPRCGANNAPEGTPAYDTECWRCGEPLGGKPEPGDELTVDIVDEKPDGTLVCKTDGGFVLFLEEEVMGIQATVRVTEVEGTAGQAELVDPDS, encoded by the coding sequence GTGGGACGTTATCTACCAGGCGAACACGAGACGTTCATCAAATGTGATACGCCGAGGTGCGGCGCGAACAACGCGCCTGAAGGCACGCCAGCGTACGATACGGAGTGCTGGCGATGTGGCGAACCCCTCGGTGGAAAGCCCGAACCGGGCGACGAACTAACCGTCGACATCGTCGACGAGAAGCCCGACGGGACGCTCGTGTGCAAGACTGACGGTGGATTCGTTCTCTTTCTCGAGGAAGAAGTGATGGGCATCCAGGCGACCGTCCGCGTGACCGAGGTCGAAGGGACCGCCGGGCAGGCAGAACTCGTCGATCCGGATTCGTAG
- a CDS encoding winged helix-turn-helix domain-containing protein, whose translation MTEETWNDLNKHVKAKWKAETTPFERVYEVVEQTHDGQSAADIAERALVSEPTARRHCKALVNTGFAEAEQEGRSTIYKRNADRVLMTRIRELRRETTREELLDGIKRMKREIRRYEDQYDVVSPEELARELDADDGQGWEDLSTWRTTRQNLSIAQAALAYSEASQQLTA comes from the coding sequence ATGACTGAGGAGACGTGGAACGACCTCAACAAGCACGTCAAAGCGAAGTGGAAGGCCGAGACGACGCCGTTCGAACGCGTCTACGAGGTCGTCGAACAGACCCACGACGGACAGTCAGCGGCCGACATCGCCGAGCGAGCGCTCGTTAGCGAGCCGACGGCGCGTCGCCACTGTAAGGCGCTCGTCAACACTGGCTTTGCCGAAGCCGAGCAGGAGGGGCGATCGACGATCTACAAACGGAACGCCGACCGTGTACTCATGACCCGTATTCGCGAGCTTCGACGCGAAACGACTCGTGAGGAGTTGCTCGACGGCATCAAACGGATGAAACGGGAGATTCGCCGGTACGAAGACCAGTACGACGTCGTTTCGCCCGAGGAACTCGCACGTGAACTCGACGCCGACGATGGGCAGGGATGGGAGGACCTGAGTACGTGGCGCACCACTCGGCAGAACCTCTCTATCGCACAGGCGGCCCTCGCATACAGCGAGGCGAGCCAGCAGCTCACTGCATGA
- a CDS encoding undecaprenyl-diphosphate phosphatase produces the protein MGAFVAVAESDLELLVAILAGIVQGVVEWLPVSSQGNLSLFLTLVGTDPGVALQLALFLQVGTTLSAATYYREEIWVALESVPGWRPDQAYEGENALASYIVLASMMTGLVGIPLYIFAVDFAGQLTGGVFIGLIGVLLILTGVIQLRLESVSMGTREEPTLVDSILVGAVQGLAILPGISRSGMTTSALLFRSYEPPAAFRLSFLLSIPASLGAAALTMVGAGGLPGIAPVPAVVALVVSGIVGYLTIDALMRVVERVPFWAVCFGLGGLAIVGGTVVSVIV, from the coding sequence ATGGGGGCGTTCGTTGCCGTCGCGGAGTCGGACCTCGAGTTGCTCGTCGCGATTCTCGCCGGGATCGTCCAGGGCGTCGTCGAGTGGCTGCCGGTCTCCAGTCAGGGCAACCTCTCGCTCTTTCTGACCCTCGTCGGCACCGACCCCGGCGTGGCGCTCCAGCTGGCGCTGTTCTTGCAGGTCGGGACGACCCTCTCGGCGGCGACGTACTATCGCGAGGAGATTTGGGTGGCGCTCGAGTCGGTGCCCGGGTGGCGACCCGACCAGGCCTACGAGGGCGAGAACGCGCTCGCCTCCTACATCGTGCTTGCTTCGATGATGACCGGCCTGGTAGGGATTCCGCTGTATATCTTCGCCGTCGATTTTGCGGGCCAGCTGACGGGTGGGGTGTTCATCGGCCTGATCGGCGTCCTCCTGATTCTGACTGGGGTAATTCAGTTGCGCCTCGAGTCCGTCTCGATGGGCACCCGCGAGGAGCCGACGCTGGTGGATTCGATCCTGGTGGGCGCCGTCCAGGGCCTCGCCATCCTGCCCGGGATTTCACGTTCGGGGATGACCACGAGCGCCCTGTTGTTCCGGAGTTACGAGCCGCCTGCGGCGTTTCGGCTGTCGTTTTTGTTGTCGATTCCGGCGAGTCTCGGCGCGGCGGCGCTGACGATGGTCGGCGCTGGTGGGCTGCCCGGGATTGCGCCCGTGCCAGCTGTAGTCGCGCTGGTGGTGAGCGGGATCGTGGGGTACCTGACCATCGACGCCCTCATGCGAGTCGTCGAGCGAGTGCCCTTCTGGGCGGTCTGTTTCGGTCTCGGCGGATTGGCGATTGTCGGCGGGACGGTCGTTTCCGTGATAGTCTAG